One segment of Penaeus chinensis breed Huanghai No. 1 chromosome 14, ASM1920278v2, whole genome shotgun sequence DNA contains the following:
- the LOC125032385 gene encoding mucin-5AC-like: MSLSGDGNILKSLTSSLDDTMLTKTATHSQGASDALNYSPAYLSCVTTHSTVTTPAETLTVSIGTSSSVAMTVQSGSVKNLNPSGTEYLQQVPVTSVSSALNNSQSVISQTPSVTWSNLPTCSEVSGVTSHGMQMPTILPYGNNTPSLDNTSQLSDTGKTTVSILKATLLSDSGRGVSRVVPSPSCRKESEPHFSASLNPLHSHINTSSGLTGLLQPLSENSQGDHTLNQENKTVATPHETPLMFSGGSVQQLSAGTLVKDIQGNLNLTQGTFPVNTSQEAEVLPQVILMPSQVQISIPQVTAPAVNLPLVIGAVVSDTSTHPNETITSVPTSIMDEQNPNRPALLSGNVSDMVIPSLNSLDSSGANANIIGVPYTVPLHAVEGNIDSRMTSVQPDEICYANIQEPLDVVQQAFQSTLLDIEDKPSNKMFAEIAEEFSNQDFCLRLQETTEVSQVDTGESEANLQNVPLFTLDKTNITPVPPSAVQLDLPADDSQKDSSCSTQPPQLPPVLLHFLEQEMQSDAENKENESQSGTKDSEVACDKEISGNDNEGISVCMEPQSKDVFSNVIPDVKSVTDVPTQLEEKNVHLAHTGTSSPFTSNMHLAQVTSVSNLMQETPNSSIAVTNQLPQVSYSTATSHSLDVGTCTLLTQVTTASQLTPLIPHSHLTQATTAPLLMHTNINQHLTQSPLVSHLPQISSATQLSQASATLMQTSEATQITQTTLGPESTLGPQVANITSSTELPHGASNSQVTHTSLTSPIVQATHTSLTSPIVQTTYTSLTSPIVQATHTSLTSPIVQTTHTSLTSPIVQATHTSLISPIVQTTHTSLTSPIMQTTHTSLTSPIMQMTTASPTVSVTSSPLMAQVTVSSPLKQITTSPQFMCVPTSSHLANALSKSQSPHVSSPYAATTLELTETFSHSSNTAVTSPYTQASPLMLPESNKDTCVSKGLEGPELATVSTFLPMSNPHISPREQSALNAPFFTKENASFGVSLGANVTDAMNMSHQSPASEKNMSADKFSPSSESLPLGSTDQTLVSTYPIHVTTAPTGQIMGTEVTESVTKLVSPKAAESLTAPEAVPFMSSVEKNTESVDGGFSLRSDVDDVTVLPSPGRIPTPVSSSVQVATSNMQPELNTEVAVEPKSSEASDVGMSTTQNFVQMPSARAQTPAAIARILTPVSLTRPVTPVLLTSNSAVAQVSSPQTTSPSTVLTAASSALLTTMSTATSPSVSSVTSLGEITYSAASITPMSSTTSLLLPATSESSSDGVRPSSRGGSLMPLFSSADNPSKVVPVPLTTHKLQNLNSKVPAGAPDTIITNLPNALTSPYDVARPLSESRKILPVMSIPPGSSPSASVVVLDNAVVSSVPRVSSVPITSIMPSASGASSEASIITTRIHHGGIMNTLSLDSSLANKSVAPVDSGSRYISISGSHQFQHDPSFPELQARLVGTAPTPKPIIAQTELDSASG; the protein is encoded by the coding sequence ATGTCCTTGTCAGGAGATGGGAATATTTTGAAAAGCTTAACTTCATCATTAGATGATACTATGCTGACGAAGACAGCAACACATTCACAAGGTGCTTCAGATGCCTTGAATTACAGTCCAGCATATCTGTCTTGTGTTACAACACATTCTACTGTCACAACTCCAGCAGAAACATTGACAGTATCAATAGGCACATCATCATCAGTGGCTATGACTGTTCAGTCTGGGAGTGTAAAAAATCTTAATCCTAGTGGAACTGAGTATCTTCAACAAGTGCCTGTAACATCTGTTTCATCAGCTTTAAATAACTCTCAGTCTGTAATTTCACAAACACCCTCTGTAACTTGGTCTAATCTCCCAACTTGTTCAGAGGTTTCAGGGGTCACAAGTCATGGCATGCAGATGCCAACAATCCTACCTTATGGCAACAATACTCCTTCACTTGATAATACATCTCAGCTGTCAGACACAGGCAAAACCACTGTAAGCATCTTAAAAGCAACACTTTTATCAGACTCAGGTAGAGGAGTTTCTCGTGTTGTACCCTCACCCTCTTGTAGAAAGGAGTCAGAGCCCCATTTTTCAGCCAGTTTGAATCCATTACACTCTCATATTAATACATCAAGTGGGTTAACTGGATTGCTTCAACCATTAAGCGAAAATTCTCAGGGTGATCACACTTTAAATCAAGAGAACAAGACAGTGGCTACTCCTCATGAAACACCATTAATGTTTTCTGGTGGAAGTGTTCAGCAGTTAAGTGCAGGCACTCTTGTAAAAGACATACAGGGAAATCTAAATCTCACTCAGGGAACTTTCCCAGTAAATACAAGTCAGGAGGCTGAAGTCCTGCCACAAGTTATTTTAATGCCAAGTCAAGTGCAAATTAGTATTCCACAAGTGACTGCTCCTGCAGTTAACTTACCTCTTGTAATAGGTGCTGTTGTGTCTGACACAAGCACACATCCTAATGAGACTATCACATCAGTCCCGACTAGTATTATGGACGAACAGAATCCAAATCGTCCAGCTTTACTTTCTGGTAATGTGTCAGATATGGTAATTCCGTCGTTAAATTCATTGGATTCCAGTGGTGCAAATGCTAATATCATAGGTGTGCCTTACACAGTACCCCTTCATGCTGTAGAAGGAAACATTGATTCCAGAATGACATCAGTCCAGCCAGATGAAATTTGTTATGCAAATATACAAGAGCCTTTAGATGTTGTTCAGCAAGCATTCCAATCAACTCTACTTGATATAGAAGATAAGCCATCCAACAAGATGTTTGCTGAGATTGCTGAGGAATTTAGTAATCAGGATTTCTGTTTACGTCTTCAGGAGACGACAGAAGTCTCACAAGTAGACACAGGTGAAAGCGAGGCAAATCTGCAGAATGTTCCTCTTTTCACACTTGATAAGACCAATATCACACCAGTACCACCTAGTGCAGTTCAGCTTGATCTCCCTGCAGATGACAGTCAGAAAGATTCATCATGTAGCACCCAGCCACCACAATTGCCTCCTGTACTTTTACACTTCTTAGAACAAGAAATGCAGAGTGatgcagaaaataaagaaaatgaaagtcagAGTGGCACAAAAGACAGTGAGGTTGCTTGTGACAAAGAAATATCAGGTAATGACAATGAAGGGATTTCAGTTTGTATGGAACCTCAGTCAAAAGATGTTTTTTCAAATGTCATTCCTGATGTTAAATCTGTTACAGATGTACCTACACaattggaagaaaaaaatgtacatttaGCACATACAGGTACATCATCACCTTTCACATCAAACATGCATTTAGCACAGGTAACCTCAGTATCAAATTTAATGCAGGAAACCCCGAATTCTAGTATAGCCGTGACAAATCAACTCCCTCAAGTCAGTTATTCAACTGCAACATCACACTCATTGGATGTAGGTACATGCACCCTCTTAACCCAGGTGACCACTGCTTCACAACTAACACCTTTGATTCCACACTCTCATTTAACTCAGGCAACCACAGCTCCACTCTTGATGCATACCAATATCAATCAACATTTAACACAGTCACCTTTAGTCTCACATTTACCACAAATAAGCTCAGCCACGCAGCTATCCCAAGCTTCAGCAACTTTAATGCAGACATCAGAAGCCACTCAAATTACACAAACCACTTTAGGTCCAGAATCCACTCTAGGTCCACAGGTAGCAAATATCACTTCTTCCACTGAGTTACCACATGGGGCTTCTAATTCACAAGTAACGCATACTTCGTTGACTTCACCCATTGTGCAGGCAACACACACTTCTTTGACTTCACCCATTGTGCAGACCACTTACACTTCGTTGACTTCACCCATTGTGCAGGCAACACACACTTCTTTGACTTCACCCATTGTGCAGACCACTCACACTTCGTTGACTTCACCCATTGTGCAGGCAACACACACTTCTCTGATTTCACCCATTGTGCAGACCACTCACACTTCGTTGACTTCACCCATTATGCAGACCACACACACTTCTTTGACTTCACCCATTATGCAGATGACCACAGCTTCACCAACAGTGTCAGTAACTTCATCTCCATTAATGGCACAGGTAACAGTTTCATCTCCACTGAAACAAATTACAACTTCTCCTCAGTTCATGTGTGTTCCCACATCATCGCATTTGGCCAATGCCCTGTCAAAGTCACAATCTCCTCATGTATCGTCACCATATGCAGCTACAACTTTAGAATTAACAGAAACTTTTTCACATTCATCAAACACAGCAGTAACTTCACCATATACACAAGCATCACCCCTCATGCTTCCAGAATCAAACAAAGACACTTGTGTTTCAAAAGGTTTAGAGGGCCCAGAATTAGCAACAGTTTCCACTTTCCTTCCTATGTCAAATCCACATATTTCGCCAAGGGAACAATCTGCTTTGAATGCACCTTTTTTTACCAAGGAAAATGCCTCATTTGGAGTGTCATTAGGAGCAAATGTGACAGATGCCATGAATATGAGTCACCAGTCACCAGCAAGTGAAAAGAATATGTCTGCAGATAAATTTTctccatcatcagaatcattaCCTCTTGGTTCCACAGACCAAACTTTAGTATCTACCTATCCTATTCATGTAACCACAGCACCAACTGGACAAATTATGGGAACAGAGGTCACAGAGTCTGTTACAAAGTTAGTATCTCCAAAAGCAGCTGAATCATTAACAGCACCTGAAGCAGTACCATTTATGTCATCAGTTGAGAAAAATACAGAATCAGTAGATGGAGGATTCTCTTTAAGAAGTGATGTAGATGATGTAACAGTGTTGCCATCACCAGGAAGAATTCCAACACCAGTAAGTTCTTCAGTACAAGTGGCAACATCTAATATGCAACCAGAATTGAATACAGAAGTTGCTGTGGAACCTAAGAGTTCTGAAGCATCAGATGTGGGTATGTCCACAACACAGAATTTTGTCCAGATGCCTAGTGCGAGGGCACAAACACCCGCTGCAATTGCAAGAATTTTAACTCCAGTTTCACTGACAAGACCTGTGACACCTGTATTACTGACATCAAATTCTGCTGTTGCACAGGTGTCATCTCCACAAACCACATCACCGAGTACTGTCTTAACAGCAGCATCCTCAGCTTTACTTACCACCATGTCCACAGCTACTTCTCCAAGTGTTTCATCAGTTACTTCATTAGGGGAAATAACATATTCAGCAGCAAGCATAACTCCCATGTCCTCAACAACCTCTCTACTGCTGCCAGCCACATCTGAGTCATCTTCAGATGGAGTCAGGCCTAGTTCTAGGGGAGGCTCTTTAATGCCGCTGTTCTCATCAGCTGATAATCCAAGCAAAGTTGTTCCTGTGCCACTTACAACACATAAATTACAAAATCTGAATTCAAAGGTACCAGCAGGAGCacctgatactattattactaatttacCTAATGCTCTGACATCACCTTATGATGTTGCCAGGCCTCTCTCTGAAAGTAGGAAAATCTTACCTGTAATGAGCATACCACCAGGATCGTCTCCCAGTGCATCAGTGGTGGTACTAGATAATGCAGTTGTTTCTTCAGTACCAAGAGTGAGTAGTGTTCCTATTACAAGTATAATGCCCTCTGCATCTGGGGCATCATCTGAAGCTAGCATTATAACAACAAGAATTCACCATGGAGGTATAATGAATACTTTGTCACTGGATTCCTCATTGGCAAACAAATCTGTAGCACCAGTTGATTCTGGATCTCGCTACATATCAATCAGTGGATCTCACCAGTTTCAACATGATCCATCTTTTCCAGAACTTCAGGCTAGATTGGTTGGAACTGCTCCAACTCCTAAACCTATAATAGCACAAACAGAGCTTGATTCTGCCTCAGGGTGA